Sequence from the Diorhabda carinulata isolate Delta chromosome 5, icDioCari1.1, whole genome shotgun sequence genome:
CACAAATTTCGATAACTTAAATTTACTATAATACATCAACAAAactatatacacaaaaataaatatacaacgaaatattaaacaacgtcGTGCTAGCTATGGAAACGACGCAGCCTCCCTAAAATCTTGGCGTTCAAGATCTGATTGGTTCGTTGTCTCGAGacaacaattatttcaattgtatGCTATTACcgttttattgagaaaatttgttCGGGAAAATGTGTACCAGTGTTGAGTATTTTTAAATGACAGGCCACATCGCTTGGTCACTACACTTCAGTATCCACAGATAATTTGGGAGTAAATTGCTGCCGTCGTgacgattggtgcaaagaaatgctgaaacaATTGCGATGTTTCAAAAGATGTTTATGACATCGTGACGACGATCTATGGATATGAATCTAAAACTACAATTGACTCTCTTCAAGATGAGCCCAAgccaacaaaaattgttcgcTCACGAATCAGTTCGATGCCTGTTTTCTCTGAATAACTAGACTTAttgccaccgttccattagagtaaTGTAGACCAGTCAATTCTGAACCATATTGTTTACcagaaatattcgaaaaaatctgGTAAACGAatcacagaagacgaatcattatTCACCACGATAATGCAAGCTGTCACACATCAGTTTTAAACGCTGTCAAAGAGATTTGTTCGAGTTGGAATTGGTGCAAAGGaatggaaaaaacaaaaatgtttttgaacagtccAAATATCATCCGCCAtacagttcttgtttggcacttgatttcttattatttccgcagatcaaaaataaattgcaaggtcaaGATTTTTCTACGCCTGAAGAAACGATTGATACGTTCAAATTACATATTCTGGAAATACCTcgatcggaatggaaaaaattatttgacaattgtttcaaatgtatgcaaaagtgtattgatcttaatagagaatattttgaaaaacaataaagccatatccaattataaaaattacaaaatatacacTGTACAGaaggaaaattatattattttgcgGCTTCAGTATATTGAATatgtttctttttcttcctgAAACCTATCAATTAAAATACTCAAttgaaaaatcagttttctaatactgaaaatatgtatgttacgaattttaaatttgaaggcTAAAGTGGGGCATTGCACAAAAAAGGTTGGGAAACACTGATTTATAGGGAGTATACATATTCATGTTATGTATTCCAGAAATTGCGTCAATAGGAATCAGAAAGATTCTATATATTTTCGAATATCATACACACgccaattttttaatataagatATATGTATACTATATGTTCATACCACACAAAACATTTCTTTTCCcgaaatatttcatagaatgtcaataatttaatatcctGAAAGGAATGtgtatatttctatattttaatattatacttAAGTAAAAAAACACAGTAGCTCACGCAAATATATGATCGTGCTGAGAAATGAAGTCGGGTGTTATTTTCTTGGATGATCGCTTTGATATCCTGATACATCATCTACCATAGCCAACTCTTCAGAACACGAGGGATTGGTATCTGGGCAACAGACGCTTTGTGACGTCACCCAGGTAACAGACGATTCATGTATTTCGGATGTTTTACCTTATACTCGGGCATAAAATTGCATTTTTCTACGGGGGTAAcaggaaatatttttctccgatatatgaatgtttcaataaatcttcaagataatttgttattttttgatatgttgATATAATGGGGTTACAAATATTGAAGCAAATTAGTTTATACTAATTACTATTCCGATATGGTCACTATAACATCAAATTATAAACTGACTCTGTCTGCATAACTATCACTTATATACAAACCTCTTTCTATTTAGATAATTCAGATAACTTAGATCTCTGCCTTGATACAAACCCCTTCTTAGAAATTATCTTCATCAAAACAGTCACAATATAATGTAAATAGCTTATAAAAATAACACAAGGAATTCACGccgtagaaaaaaaaacataatgtaaATAGATCTTCTTGGAAAACATACCCAGCGCATTCACTAACTCCAgattctattaaaataatagaaCAGGATCGTCCTCACGGTCTATGTCTACGATGTATTTACACAGAAAACTATAAATCATCTTACATCTTACAATGTATCCCTGATAGCTGAAACGActactaaacaaaataaataattctcaaatccaatttttattgttttcaggTAAAGTCTACttcagaaatttttcaaaaaatctattttactGTAGGGTGAAGTGTCTTTTATGTGGTTCTAATATTTGtatcatgaaaatttatatgCAGGGCTGCCCTATGTTGAAAGAATTGATTATGTTCGTCAACAAATATTCGCAAAACTAAGTAATTATGCGGGTCTAACGTTCCACGGTGGGGTATTTGAATGATAAGGGcagccaaaattattttatagttgtACTAACAGAAATAACGAATTAATTTATAGCAATTTTAGGGACAGATACTATTTCCacattcaatataaatttttttttccacattcaatataaaattattttttttccaattctacCAAATATAATCacatgaaaaaatagaaacgtTCAAAGTAGAAATGTCAGAAGATAACATTTATtcgtcaaaaataaatgattctacTATTACGACAAGGAAGTGATCTCTTTTTTGGAAAACAGTaggaatttggttgaaattgtCATATTATGATGAActtgaagtaaaataataataggtatgtaaatgaaatattatgcTAGGAGATATttgtttatgtataaataataaagaatttgtttatcaatatttgattaAGATGGTAAAGTATTATATACAATGCGGTTCATATGtgtgaaataaattcaattttagtgttattatgtatgtgaaaaaaacttgaaataggtcgattcttatttttaaattgacaatttgcaGTACGAAAATATTATCCTCCTCCAACAACCcttctgaattataagcacccccttggaaattttaaataagagaGGTGGTCGTGTGGCACCgtgttggaaagggatttcaATCCTCTGTTtaacaatataaagttttttaaatttggtgcaattaTAGctgagaaaataaatttttaagatataaaattttgataaggtCTCAACCACAGAACTTTtcgtagaatgaagataataatgtcgcataattaaatgttcaaaatgaccacaaTTCATTTCTTGTCAATAACCGTACAACGTTTTGTATGACATCAGgcgttattttgttaatttctttcgCTATCCTgactttttaaataaacttttaagccagaaatattgtctggtctatttaAATATACTTCAGAAATAATCAGTTATTTCTATTTGTTCTGctaaacatcaggaaaaaatcttggaagatactaaaatattagtcaaaaagcCAAATAAATAACTGATAACAGACACTTTAATTATGATTGGTTgtggtaataaaacaagaactcAATAAgaagtttgtgaaatttttaataataagtaccctggtcaacacgtttcgcagtctacagttggcaaaatttgaaaaaagtttcgtgaaaaACCGagtagaaatgttcaatttaaaaaaaattaaatgtacttCCGGAGATTGGGGCAAATTTGCATAAGACAACTAGAGAATTTGACGCCGGTAATGATGTAcgtaaatcatctattttgagagttttatGTAAAGAAAAAAGTTCAGTAGGCTCAGGATATAAATGAAGATTATCTTGATATAAGGCAggaattctgtgaattgatgatggtAAGAAAAACGCAGATTTGCAGTTcacgagaaaaaaaaagttttttttctgatgaagcgacGATTTATTCAAACGGTACttttaacaaacagaactgtagatattggaacagagaaaatcctcactcGATATGTGAGGCTCACACTCAATTTCCTAAGAAAGTGATCGTTTGGGCTAGTatcatcaacaataaaattatttgtccTTATTTTCTTGAGGGTACAGGTTATGGTGGGcttatctatattttttgattaacttcttaGTATCTatcgatctatttactaccaacaagacggagctccaccgcattgtgcacgtacagttagaaattaACCGAGTTTTTccccaataggtggattggagGACGTGGATCGATCGAATGGTCCCCCCCGATTTGACTCATCTCAATTACTTCTTATGAGGTTATTTAAAATGTGAGGAAACAAAAAAgacctgtttcaggtttttatcacatagtacataataacgataaaattaaatttattccatacatttGGACCGCAATGTATATTCTTTCCAACGCATagtcaaaatttaaattttgttatgagCATTTCTTTTATCGCCTTATAAGGGCATAATAAGCACAATATGAGATCATGGCTATTTTCTACACTTTTCCGTGAGATGCCAGCTATTTGTATATTCGTCTATACATGTTTACCACATTCGAACTCAAGACACCCCCTTATCATCAATTCATTTGCTACGGCTGATTTCATTAATGTACTCACTAAATctttgtgaatttatatttgtatgaAGTTTTCGGAAGTATTTATTCAACTATGTTGCTCATTACGATCCATTTTGATACAGATATGGTACTAAATCTCACAAATTATATACTTAACTTACCTCAATAGTTACTTGTCGGTTTCCAGCGTGATACTATAGATTATAGGAATGTAACgtgaaaataaatggaatagaGGACAAACAAAGGAATCGTATTTCCAATcctttatacaatttttttttggaaaatgtaaaatCAAACTTATCTTGTTTAATGAAAACGgtttaaaatttgaatcaatataagttattatatttttcttgattgaTTTAGGATATTAGTGATAAtatgaaatagttaaaaacagTTGATGATCatgtttcacagaaatttattgaaaatataatattaatggTAACTAATTTAATCATTGGTTTTGTCCTCATCTTCTTTTGTGATGCTAGGAGAGGAATCATCactttctaaaattttatctgTGTCAGGCTTGCGAACCAATCTTGATGACGGGCCTGACAATGAAGATCTAGACTTAAGTTCTTCAACTTCTTCCTCTGAATCATCTGATTGTTCTTTCTCAATTCCTCTTTCCCATATAAATTTCGTCGTCCTATTTCCCTTCTCGTTTGGACCTGGAATGTCAGATTTCTTAAGTTTTGATTCATCtgtattaaattcttttttaattcgATATTCATGCAATGATCGATCCTTTTTCTTCATTGCAGGTGTCGAACCGTCTAGAATCTCTTCTTCGTCTAATAAGTACACTCGATCTTCAACAGAATGTCTTGTTCCTctcttaaattttcttttcgttttaatATCTTCATCAACTAGTACTTCATCTCCCTCATCATTGTGTTTGTCCAGATCTTCGATAAGATGTTCTTCATCTTCTCCtttattgttcttttttgtCTTCTTTGTTTTCTCctcatttttctgtttcttcttaCCTGGTTTGCCATCTTTTTCATCACCTCCTTGATCATCATTGCTATTTAGGTTACGAGAGGTATCAGAAATGAATGGGACTCCTGGTATGAATTTTAATACAAAGggaatgaattttttcagtacTACTTTAAGTTTCTTTGTTATGACTTGTCCTTTCTGAGTTTGTCCTGTGAACACACCTGGAACAAATTTAATTAGATGAGAAGGTTATAAGTTGACACTATGAGCTCTCTTATAATCTATCATCTCACAAACTCACTCGTAAAACTTATGACATCATaacaaaatatctataaatttcAGAATATAACAAGTGAATTAtctcaatcaaaaataaataggtTTGCTCCAATAGAAGCACGACATGTATGAAGCGAAGAAATACCAAACATGTTTGACAGAAGCTTAATTTTTCGATGCAGAAGTAAGTCCAGTGAGTCCAGCGagtttccaattttcaaaaatcatccAAACTCCGAATTTCTGTAGTCAAGTCCTTATCGGAAAACCCATATATTGGACGCTGCCTAAGAACTTGAAGCTCAACACCATGATATCCAAATTAGTGAAACAACTCTGATATCTATGTTGccatatttttagttttaaagaAGATATACTggtaaatgtttaaataatattaataaactgTGAAACGTGGCAGGTATTTTGAAACCGTTCAAAGAACTGTATCactcataaaatataaaaattaataatttgaaatgctCATCACATTTGATACGTACAATAAGATCGAGAGAGTAACTTGAGGTCAGTGGCATAGgtgaaatatcataaaatcagCGTTATAATATTCGTGTTTATGGGATAACAGGTCACCATCAGAGATAAGCCTCTAAATGAtgacattataaaaatatttgatcaataattttgtaattttttacgTTAGACAGTCAACTAGATTGCAATATCcgatgaaattgaaatttttatttccgttATATGGAgcatatttgataatattttgtaatttatttgcGACTAATATTATGCTGTACgatttatgaaacaaaaataagaaaataaatgtgGTAAAGAACCCATGCGTGAGTGCAGCATCCGTAAATTCATTCCACTTTGTTTCCATTGCAGGATAATctaaaaaaagatctaaaaaaatAGTCTCAAAATTGGGAATTGAAATCAGTGTAACTAATCTCTTCATCCACAATTTCCTTCGCTCATaacagcaatttttattattagaagaaaaagaaaataccaTAAAATTTAGAGAGAGCAACAGAAAAAAAGATGAGAAGGGATGAAACGTGAAGATCGAAAGGTAGTCTGAAATTTGAATCTGAAAATCTATAGCTCGTCCACATCCACTACCGCATGGGAGATTCACTGCGCTCTCTTGTATAAGAGCTGGATAGGACATGTATAATCTCCGTACAGTCCTGGACCATCCTAAGTAGATGTCTCAATAAGATCTCTCCttatttttgagaaacatcTATGCCAATATATAAAGTCacttttgaaaaatcaaaattttaatttggttcACTTGAATTGATCCGATTTGAAACGggttaataatttattgtaccTTATGACGAGAGTTAATATAATAAAGGTAAGTGAGCATAATATCGATTgatattccaaatattatcCGTGTTTCGTTTCCGGTGCAGGAATGGATATCGCTTCCTACTGGCGACCGTCGAAATCCCTTCGACAGACATTTTTTCTCagtaacaattgaaaaaatcgatgaaaaaggTTATGGCACATTTAAGGCATTCTGTTTCTAATCCACACTTCTATTTAGCATTCCTCTGTCATCACTATTGCAAGATATTCTAATATTGTCACTTGttctattcttatttttttgctaTTAGTCTCACTTCCATTTTTCCCGTTTATAATCATTGtcttatattttcttgtattaatTTCCGTTTGCAATTTTTCTATCTGTATTTTCAGAATTATTGTTAGTGCTTCCATCATTTTTAGTATTCCatccattgtttttattaacaatagtAGCCTTAGACTGTGCCTTTGTTCTATATATTATTCCATCATAAAGCCTTCGGATGTTTATCCATTCAGTTGAACTTCACCCTTTACTCCTTCATATACGCTTTTAGTGGGAGTTCTCAAGTATATGAGGTGtaatgtttcttctttttcttaacgtctttctattatatttcttaGTATGAAAATATGATCTATTGTTTGTCTTCCTTTTCTTATTCTTATGTATAATGAAATATCTTTATACATTTTACTTGAATTGAATATGTGAATATatgaagatgaaaatatttaatagacaTTCAAAAATTTCCCTTTCTCTGACATTTCCAGTCAAGGTGACAAAAATTGAACTTGAATTGTagaatatgttgagaaataTCATGTTCTACTGAcatttgaagaatattttacattatacaGTGTATTCCAGGACTTCATGCAAAAAatgggagtgagtagatgacgtgaaaataatgctgtgacatgagAAAAAAGTTATAGGCGTAAGTTGCGTAATCTGAACTTTTattgaagtatattttctaaattatatattcgaacattatgaatttttaatgaatgattaCGTTATGTCCATGAActgtgtgtttgacggaataaataattttaccctactatctgaaggccaggacGGCTCGTGcctaatggttaacaatccgtaattTTTCCATGGACAATCTGAACAATATGAAGAACAATAAGGCACTTTTTAAtcatattgataaaatttatatttaagaagATACGTAGATTAAttgatcgttgtacatgccaagaaaACTGCTCACCATGATTAGACATTCTAAGgaaaatcatcataaattataattacctattgaaaatacttacaggagatattagaacaaaatcaaacatttcttattGAAATACATACAGTAGAACATCCCGTTACTTACacaagaaaaaaactgaaatgttgaataattcaattatcaaatgtaaacaaaagaaaactataataaatgttcgaagtgggtACCTTGCACTTTTACACACTTCCATAGGATTTTGTTTCGAACTTTGAAGATCATTCCAAGATTCTACGTTATAGCGTAACAAGTTTATTCGTaggagaaattttttttatcacagcATTATTCCCATGTCACTTCCGAGTTTTTCGCATCAGGTCCCGCAACAATCTGTATATGTTTGTAGTccttatgtattttttttttgtatgctTCCATCGAAAAATCATCAACGGAATAGCGAAAAATAAGGGACAGTGGATGAagatatagataaaaaataagaagCGTAGGAAAAGCTAGATACTATTTTCGCTTGAGCCGAAGAAcagttaaaatgaaaaaaaaaacaacaagaaaCTATACAACTCAGAAGTTGAACTTAAACTTATTTCTCTAATCTATGATATTACCTATTATGAATCCACAAACACCACTTAGTACTGCAGCTCCTCCGGGAGATGCTAAGCTAATTTTGGCAGCTATGTACTTGAAGAAACTTccaaaactatcaatttttatgttctcgAGGTTTGGTGATCCTGCACAATTCTTATCGCTTCCAAATGCTCCTACTTTCTGAAATTTTCGGTCATTTAAGGACCAGGAATTTTTTGCTGCATTAACAccgttaaatatttttttctttttcaaagcTGCATCTGTTATATCTTTACTTATCTCCCACTGTTTCCATGCcgttttatatttgtttttcttttcgttttcaATTTGTGGGATTGAGTTCCGCTTACTGTTAGATGATCTAGGAATTACATCAGCAGCTTCTAATTTCTCTTGTTTTGTTGTATCTTCATTTAACATCATCATTCGTTCAAACTTTGGGGCAGCATTATctattttatcttcttttttacaaGGTCCGACATAGCTTATGTTATTTCCTTCAATATATTGTTCAAGAAGAAGAGTGGATCTGTCTTTACAGTTTAAACTGATTCCGTTAGCtatcaataatttcaacttAGTTATCGGTTTGAATAGTTCTGCATGTATATTGATAAGGTAGTTGTCACTGATGTCCAATACTTCCACATTCGGTATATTCTCAAATACTATTGTGTGAAAATTTGCAACTTTATTGTCACTTAGATCCAGTAtctacaaaaattgaataacctTATTAGATTGGCAGTAAATACAGcggaaaatcaaaaattctaagAACCTCAAGAGCCAACGATGAAGTAactagaaattatttgttaaattgaaaCATAAAGTCCAATTTTcgagaatagaaaataattaccTCTCAAATTATGTCTAGCTCTATTTCACTTGCTCTTTAGTAACAATAAGGGGTTGTTTATAGGAGTACAGGTGGTTAAATTTTTGAGTATAATTTTGTACTAAAAGCCTGCTTAGTTCACaacaaaattcaacaatttcctaacattttgaaaaagtttttgtttttaatttcggTCTACCGTGAAACACCATGTATTATAAACTTACTTTTAATTCTGGTAGAGATATGGGAGGCTGGCTATTGATTGATGCCAAACTGTTTCCTCTTAgatataattcttttaaattgTTAAGGCTCAACCACCATTGATCCAAGAAATATTGGATCCTGTTGTAAGAAAGATCCAAGCTTGTCAACTGTTCCAAACCTTCGAAAGCGTATAAATCTATTTGGCTGATTTTATTATAGGATAAATTCAACCATTTCAATTCTGTCAGGTGCAGGTcctgaaaataataattgattttgtatACACATAACAATATGGTTTTCACACACGTAACTTCTTATATACTCATTTTATAAGAAGTCTAGACTTCTTCTTATGAGTAGGGTAGGTGATATAATAGATGTATATGTTgctagaataaaattattgaccATTATAGTACGAGCAATATAGTTTTATTGCTAAGACCAGGGCTAGAAGGATAGAAGCAGTAGAGGTGTGTGTTcaaaagaaaggaaaaattatcgaaatatgTCAGTACCCTACTGAATTTTGAGGTTACTAAGGACattaaataaacagaaatatgtCCTGGTGAAAATATGAAGTTGATAATTTGAAGTTGTAGTTAAATTTGGAGCATTAAACTCAGTAGTTTTGTTTGCTTTCGTTTGGCTTCGCTACAAGTTTATTAGGAGATTCTGTCATGGAAAAACTGAACCATTTGATcgttatttgaataaataaggaTATGTCTAatcgaatattgaaaaaaagtgaatGTGATCTCAATAGCCAAACAACAACTCACATATTTTATtgactgtgaaaaaaaaaacgaacagtTGTTAACCATACAgggaaatgaatttttaataatctaggatttgtatttacattcgtttttttcttcatagAGAAGAAATAGTGACAATATAGAACGGCTACGATAGTGACAAACTTCACAATAGATAAAAGTTGCGTTTCAAGattaaaaaatcaatgtcaAATGCGGGAAATTTGTTCAGCAAAACAATGAGGGGAATCTTTACTTGaagaattaaaagataggatttGGAAAGAAATCAATACAATCAGACTTGACATGCTCGGAAAGGCATtgcaaaaatttgaacaaagaTTGGCATTTCAACCTCTccaattcaattaataaactattagaatacaacaaaaatttaactaaaaaaaactaatcaaatatttttctcatcgAATAGTCTTTCTTTGATTCGAATGTGTTtgcattgatattttttttcaaatttgagtttatattcatattttcatttatgtttttatatatattcatacttagtttctattttttttctatatatcctTATATCGTGgacttaaatttatttttaatataatatttaagttAGTACAGGGTGAATGGTTAGTGTGATTAAGCTTAGTGCCTCTTTTGTCCTTCacatatcaaaattattttcattcttgatgaaaaataatgtgccatatcaaagttacatttttttttcaaatgaaacaccCTTCATACTTGATTATAGAAATATGGGTTGTGATGTATTCTCCGGGGTATTTAATAAGttataatcaattttccatAGAAATCGTAACAAGTTCAATAAcctgtacaatgtaagagaaaATCAAGAATGAAGATCTGGTGCGACGAAAACACTCGAATTGTAgtgaaaattctaaaaaaatgatttatttggTTAAGGCACCAATATTTCGTGTGAGTAACTAAAAACGTACTGCCAATATACTTCTTGTTTTATCAAgcattctctatacctaaaattaatagttcttgagatattttgattattatgtgcaaaacaatgattatgtaCCTTTATATAATATCGTTCCCGTAATTTATGGGTATATTACAcgttttttctttgtatttgtaATACAACCTCTATAGTACCAAAcagcaattataaaatttcagtttttaacaacctaacaattaattgttaaataaattaatcaaaatatctaaaGGACTAATAATTTTAAGTTCaaggaattttttataaaaaagaatgttggtagtacttttttatacataaaatacaaGGTAATTTACTTGAAAAGACCgataaaataatgtattagtattttgattcaccctctatcagatatattgaatattatcgaaataaataattttctagaatCTTCACTACAATTCGAATGCTTTAGCCGTAACAGATGTTCATTCTTGAATTTGTCctatattatacagggtattgaactttttcaaggaaaattacttttcaaatacACCGTATAACACATCACAGTTAAAGTATAGTTAAAATTTGTGtttcatttaacaaaaaagtaatttcataaGGCACAGTAGTCTAGAACACCCTGTgagattgtaaataattgaaCAATGTGAGAACTAGTGATGACTATaatccctcaaatttt
This genomic interval carries:
- the LOC130893837 gene encoding uncharacterized protein LOC130893837 — translated: MGLRYIFFCVLLFYISNARVIEETCPSYCVCDIINDYRRATCQSKNLITVEIAISPLVEYLDLSHNHISDLNRQVFSDLHLTELKWLNLSYNKISQIDLYAFEGLEQLTSLDLSYNRIQYFLDQWWLSLNNLKELYLRGNSLASINSQPPISLPELKILDLSDNKVANFHTIVFENIPNVEVLDISDNYLINIHAELFKPITKLKLLIANGISLNCKDRSTLLLEQYIEGNNISYVGPCKKEDKIDNAAPKFERMMMLNEDTTKQEKLEAADVIPRSSNSKRNSIPQIENEKKNKYKTAWKQWEISKDITDAALKKKKIFNGVNAAKNSWSLNDRKFQKVGAFGSDKNCAGSPNLENIKIDSFGSFFKYIAAKISLASPGGAAVLSGVCGFIIGVFTGQTQKGQVITKKLKVVLKKFIPFVLKFIPGVPFISDTSRNLNSNDDQGGDEKDGKPGKKKQKNEEKTKKTKKNNKGEDEEHLIEDLDKHNDEGDEVLVDEDIKTKRKFKRGTRHSVEDRVYLLDEEEILDGSTPAMKKKDRSLHEYRIKKEFNTDESKLKKSDIPGPNEKGNRTTKFIWERGIEKEQSDDSEEEVEELKSRSSLSGPSSRLVRKPDTDKILESDDSSPSITKEDEDKTND